Proteins encoded by one window of Bacillus rossius redtenbacheri isolate Brsri chromosome 3, Brsri_v3, whole genome shotgun sequence:
- the LOC134530157 gene encoding uncharacterized protein LOC134530157, with product MEILQEVTKKRKAINEATNLPNSKKQALLTFSQKGSGASQATVDRLILNFVCSTLQPFSVVEDESFVNLVQCLAPGRSVMCRQTMAVRLKECYETLKKKLMAELALVSNVAITADCWSHFSRAYLGITVHWIDEETIQRKSAMLTIERLVGRHTYDILAAAIHKALREFHIHNKVLACVTDNGSNFVKAFSMFGLHSQTDVKEDKDNDDELEIVDVSSILDEGQNEFHYVLPPHQRCAAHTLNLVAVKDSQNAESDPAFKKVARSTFARCQALWNKQRSTVAADLVKEIFGKLLYTPCATRWNSLYDSVNCLLSVVQQHGEDMLDKLVDGLGLPRFRPAELAFLVEYAMVMKPLALALNILQAEKNMFAGYLQPTITSILRELGKKMNDSSVVYCRPLAKALHEGVDKRFGSILEDNKLTTAAGLIPSLKFSWLEGQQKEEAVSSFKNEIDAFASGASSASVMTEENVNRDEEAIFLNILTTSVSPVLEEVNSYLMNSHSDLQCLQHYPILKSAFLKFNTSLPSSAPVERLFSVGKDVFAIKRGNLSDENFKMQLFCKVNYKI from the exons ATGGAGATCTTGCAGGAAGTAACCAAGAAAAGAAAGGCCATCAACGAGGCAACCAATTTGCCAAACTCCAAGAAACAAGCTTTGTTGACATTTTCACAAAAAGGCTCTGGTGCAAGTCAGGCAACTGTGGACAGGCTGATTTTGAACTTTGTGTGCAGTACTCTCCAACCATTTTCTGTTGTAGAAGATGAGTCATTTGTGAATCTTGTGCAATGTTTAGCACCAGGTCGGTCTGTAATGTGTAGGCAGACAATGGCTGTACGCCTCAAAGAATGTTACGAAACGCTAAAGAAGAAGCTAATGGCGGAACTAGCTTTAGTTTCTAATGTAGCAATCACAGCAGATTGCTGGAGCCATTTTAGCCGAGCATATCTCGGAATAACAGTCCACTGGATAGACGAGGAAACTATTCAACGTAAATCAGCCATGTTAACAATCGAAAGACTTGTTGGAAGACACACCTATGACATCTTGGCTGCCGCCATTCACAAGGCACTCAGAGAATTCCATATACACAATAAAGTGTTGGCTTGTGTCACTGATAATGGCTCCAACTTTGTAAAGGCTTTcag CATGTTTGGTTTACACTCGCAGACAGATGTTAAAGAAGATAAAGATAATGACGATGAATTAGAGATTGTTGATGTGTCAAGTATTTTGGATGAAGGTCAAAACGAGTTCCATTACGTTCTACCTCCCCATCAACGTTGTGCAGCACACACCTTGAACTTAGTCGCTGTAAAG GATAGCCAAAATGCAGAAAGTGATCCAGCATTCAAAAAAGTGGCCAGATCTACATTTGCTCGCTGTCAAGCCCTCTGGAACAAACAAAGAAGTACAGTTGCAGCTGatttagtaaaggaaatatttggAAAATTGCTTTACACACCTTGTGCTACTAGATGGAACAGTTTGTATGACAGTGTAAACTGTCTCTTGTCTGTTGTTCAGCAACATGGAGAAGACATGCTTGATAAGCTTGTAGATGGTTTAGGATTACCACGATTTCGGCCTGCGGAATTGGCTTTTTTGGTAGAGTATGCTATg GTAATGAAACCACTGGCACTTGCCTTGAACATACTTCAAGCGGAAAAAAACATGTTCGCTGGTTACCTGCAGCCAACAATAACAAGTATTTTAAGGGAACTTGGCAAAAAGATGAACGACAGCAGTGTTGTTTATTGTAGACCTTTGGCCAAAGCATTGCATGAGGGTGTAGACAAGCGTTTCGGTTCAATTTTGGAAGATAATAAATTGACAACAGCTGCCGGCCTCATTCCATCACTTAAATTTTCTTGGCTGGAAGGACAACAGAAAGAGGAAGCTGTATCCTCCTTCAAAAATGAAATTGATGCCTTCGCTAGTGGTGCAAGTTCTGCTTCTGTTATGACAGAAGAAAATGTGAACAGAGACGAAGAGGCAATTTTTCTCAACATTTTGACTACATCAGTTTCACCTGTCTTGGAGGAAGTAAATTCCTACTTAATGAACAGCCATAGCGACTtacagtgtctccaacattaccctatcctaaaatctgcatttttaaaatttaacacgtcgctgccgtcaagtgctcccgttgagcgtctttttagtgttggtaaagatgtttttgccatcaagagagggaatctatctgatgagaactttaaaatgcaattgttttgtaaggtcaattacaaaatttaa